The region GACGCCTCGGGCCGCGCCGTCATGCGCCTGATCGCCGATGGGATCCGCCCGCGCGACATCGTAACCCGCGAGGCGCTCGAAAACGCAGCGGTGGTCGTGGCGGCAACCGGAGGCTCGACGAACGCCGCGCTGCACCTGCCCGCGATCGCGCATGAGGCCGGCATCGCGTTCGACCTCTTCGACGTCGCGGAGATCTTCAAGAAGACGCCTTACATCGCTGATCTGAAGCCGGGCGGCAAGTACGTTGCGAAAGACCTGTTCGAGGTTGGCGGCGTTCAGATCGTGCTCAAGACGCTTCTGGAGGGGGGCTATCTGCATCCGAACTGCCTGACCGTCACCGGCAAGACCATCGCGCAAGATCTCGAAGACGTGCGCTTCCCGGACAATCAGGATGTCGTGTATCCGGTGACGAACCCGATCCGCCCGACCGGCGGTGTGGTTGGCCTCAAGGGCACGTTGGCGCCCGACGGCGCGATCGTAAAGGTCGCAGGCATGCAGAACCTTGTCTTTCGCGGCAAGGCGCGCTGTTTCGACAGCGAGGAGGAGGCCTTCGCGGCGGTCGATGCGCGCCAGTACGAGGAGGGCGACGTCATCATCATCCGCTACGAGGGCCCGAAGGGCGGCCCGGGGATGCGCGAGATGCTCTCCACGACGGCGGCAATCTACGGCCAAGGCATGGGCGACAAGGTCGCGCTCATCACGGATGGCCGTTTCTCCGGTGCGACGCGCGGCTTCTGCATTGGCCATGTGGGGCCGGAAGCGGCGGTCGGCGGTCCGATCGCGCTGGTGAAGGACGGCGACCCGATCCTGATCGACGCCGAAAACGGCGTGATCAACCTGGAAGTCGATGCGGCAGAACTCGAGCGGCGCAAAGCTGAATGGACGCCGCGCGAGACGGACTATCAGAGCGGTGCGCTGTGGAAGTATGCCCAGACGGTAGGCGCGGCGCGCGAGGGGGCCGTGACCCATCCCGGGGCAGAAGCGGAAGTGTCGTGTTATGCGGATATCTAAGCGGGGCTGGCGGGGGGCTGCGCTCCTTGCCGTGATGACGATCGGGGTGGCCGGCTTGGCCGCACTGATCGAAGGCGGATCATATGGCGAAAGGCCGGATGACGAGGCGCGTTTCGCCTCGCCACATGCGGCTTATCGGATCGGTGTCGAGTCGCTGGCGAACGACGATGTCGCCAGGGCCGTACCGGCGCTCGAATTCGCGGCGGATCGCGGGGTGCTCGGTGCGCAGTTGCGGCTCGCGCGCCTGTACAGCAGCGACGAGACTTACCGCAGTCGCGCGAAAGCGCTGACCTACTACCACATGATCGTCAACGAATATGGCGATGTCGACCGGCTGCATCCGGTCTCCCGGCATGTCGCCGAAGCCCTGCGGAATCTCTCCCGCTTCTACCGCGACGGCGTGCCCGAAATCGGTCTTCAGCCCGATGCCCGACGCGCGGCGCAATTGATGCGCGATGCCGCGAGCTACTTCCGCGATCCCAGGGCGCAGTTCGAAATCGGTAGGATGTACGCCGAGGGCGATGGCGTGGCACGCAGCCGGCGCCTCGCGGCGAGCTGGCTCCTCAAGGCGAGCCAGAAGAGATATGCTCCGGCGCAGGCCTATCTCGGCGAAATGCTGTGGCAGGCGGATGCCAACGACCGTTTACGGGCACAGGGCCTGGCACTGCTGGTGCTCGCGATGAATAACGCTGATGACGCGCAGCGCGCGCGCATCGAAGCGCGCTACCGCGAGATGGGTCAGGATGCCCAGGCGGCGGTCATCAAACAGGCTGAGCACTTTGTGGCCGCCTGGGACAGCTTCCGCACAAAAAATGCCCTGCAGACCGCCACTGCGCAGCTCCGGGCGCTCCGCTCCACCCCGCTCGAAGCGGCGCCTGTGGGCAGCCTCGTTGTCTCAGTCAGCGACGATTCCTACGTGGCCGGGGGCGAAGGTGCCGTCGGAACACTTATGCGCGATATCCGGCTGTATCTGCCCTACGACATGGTTGCGAGCGACGTGGAGAACGCCGGGGCAAGCATCGCGCCCCATCCGATGGAAAAGTTCGTGCGCGGCCAGCCGGCCCTGGGAGAAGACGACACGCGCCACGACATTACCACGGTGGAAATCAACCGTTACGGCGGCGAGATGCTCTCCGTCGGGGCGGACGCCCCCACGCAATGACCAGTAAATGGCCACGTTACTCAGCGGCGCGTTGCCCTGGGGTCTCTGATGCCGCCCGAGGGCGCCATCCATTATCGCCAGCCACCATCCCTCTATAAGCCGCGAGTGCGCCCTCGCGCAGTTCGCGCGCCAGCAGCCGCTCTGGCGCCACTGGCCCAGGCAAGCTGATCTCGCCCGCTGGGACTCGCTGGAAGCCCATCCGCGCGTAATAGGGAAGATCGCCGACCAGGATGACCAATTCCGCACCGCGCGCCCGTGCTTCCTTGACGCCCTCCTCAACCAGCCAGCGCCCGAAACCCTGCGCCTTGAAGCCCGGCGCAACCGCCAGCGGGCCAAGCATCATCACGCCACCGCGCCCGCCGATCGTCACCGGCGTGAAATGCACCGAGCCGATCAGTTCCCCGTCGCACCAGGCCGTCAGCCCAAAGCCAGCCTCCCCCGCCTGCTCGCGCACGCGATAGGCCGTCCGTGTGAAACGCCCCGGCCCGAAAACCGCATCATGGAGCTGTTCGATCAGCGCTGCGTCTTCCGGCCCGCTCAGCCGGATCGACCGGTTGTCCATCGTCATTTCTCCCCACCGCACACGTTACCAGACATCAAGAGCGCTGGCGCGGCGGGTTCGGTCGGATCAGCGAGACAATGCGAATTCGGGGACCGGACGCACGCATACGCGCCAACGCGCGAAGCCACGGCTTCGTCGTCGCGCCTGCTGCGCCCTCATGCGCGGATGGACCGGATAACGAATCATGGCATCGCCGATAGCATGCGCCCGCAGGCCCGTCCAGCAAAACCGAGCCGCCCCTCTCACCCGATCGTGACAGGCAAAATCCGCCGCGCACCTTGATCTGGGGGCAGCCTCGCCAGACATCCCGTGCCCAAGGCCAAAGCAAGGAGAGGGTCATGGGACTTCTGATAGACGGAGTCTGGTACGACAAATGGTACGACACCGAAAAGACCGGCGGCCGCTTCGTCCGTAGCGAGTCGGTCTTCCGCAACTGGATCACGCCCGACGGATCGCCGGGCCCCTCGGGCGAAGGCGGCTTCGCGGCGGAACCGGGCCGCTATCACCTCTATGTCTCGCTCGCCTGCCCGTGGGCGCACCGCACCCTCATCTTCCGCGCCCTCAAGGGGCTGGAGGACATGATCAGCGTCGATGTCGTACATCCGGATATGGGGTCGGAAGGCTGGGTCTTCGATGACAGCTACCCCGGCGCGACGGGCGATACCGTGAACGGCGCGAAACGGCTCTACGAAAACTACCTCAAGGCCAAACCGGACTACACCGGCCGCGTGACTGTGCCGACGCTATGGGACAAGAAGCGCGAGACGATCGTCAGCAACGAGTCCGCCGAGATCATCCGCATGTTGAACAGCGCGTTCGACCACGTGGGCGCAGCCAAGGGCGACTACTACCCGCAAGAACTGCGCGATGAGATCGACGCGATCAATGAGCGCGTCTACACGACCGTGAACAACGGCGTCTACAAATGCGGCTTCGCCACCACGCAGGATGCCTACGAAGAGAATTTCCACCCGCTATTCGACACGCTCGACCACATCGAGGACCGGCTGTCACGCAACCGCTATCTCGTCGGCGACCGGCTGACCGAGGCGGACTGGCGGTTGTTCACGACGCTCGTGCGCTTTGACGCGGTCTATTACAGCCACTTCAAGTGCAATCAGCGCCGGATCATCGATTACCCGAACATCTGGGGCTATGTCCGCGAGCTTTACCAGATGCCGGGCATCGCGGACACCGTCTCGCTCGATCACATAAAGCGGCATTATTACGGCTCACACGAGACCATCAACCCGTCCCGTATCGTGCCGGTGGGACCGGAAATCCACTTCAATGCACCGCACAGCCGGGACCATCTGCCCAACGCCTCGCCACTACCAATGACCGCTTAGCTCCGCACCCTCGAAAATCTCGGCGAGACGCTGACGCACCGGCCGCACCGTATCCTCGGGGACAGCGTCGCGCGGGAAGAAACCTTGGGCGGCGATTTCCCGGTTCGGCTCGGGCACATGCGCCTGCTCCCATTCGCGGATCAAGAAGAGGGCCACGTGATCGCTCGGGAAAGTGGTGAAATTGCCGAAGACGCCATGGAGACGGGGGCGGCCTGCGACCCGCACGCCCGTCTCCTCGAACAATTCGCGCGCCAACGCCTCTTCGAGCGTCTCACGCCACTCGACGCCGCCGCCGGGAAAACGCCAACCGGGCTGATAGGCGTGGCGAATGAGAAGGACGCGCTCATCCCGATCGATGATCACGCCCTGGGCTCCCAGCGTCATGCCACGGGTCAGCCGGAAATAGGGGCGTAGCAGGGAAAAGGCCGCACGTCGGATCATGCCTGTTGTTTTGCCGCTCGCGCGATGTGGATGCAAGACAGAGCCGCCACACTGGCTCCGAAAACGGGTTGACAATGGCGCCAACAGGAACCCCGCCGCGGGCATCGGCGTTCGCGTCGGTATGGCAATCCTGCTAAACTGCGCGCCCAAATCACAGGGGCAGTGGCAGCGGCATCAGACGCATGTGAGTTGACGTTAACGTCAATCATGTGCAGTTATAGTCAGGACGACGTTGCTCGCCGCGAAGAAAGGATCAACAGGCCATGATTACGCTCGTTTTTGTTCTCGTGAGCCTGGCCGCGCTGACGGCGCTGGCCATTCAGCGGTCGCCGCTCTGGGCCTGGGCCCTCGTCATCGCGGCAATCACCTTCCTGGCGCAAACCGGCCTCCCCTGGGCGACATTCGAGGCGCCGTTTGGCAGCATCGGCGCCTGGATCGCATGGGCACCCGCGATCGGGCTCGGGCTACTGTCGTTCCGGCCTATCCGCCAACAGGTCGTCACCCGCCCGGCCTTCCACACGGTCAAGCGTATCCTGCCGCCGGTCTCTGACACCGAAAAGGAGGCGCTGGAAGCCGGCACGGTCGGCTTTGATGCCGAGTTCTTCTCCGGCTCCCCGCAGTGGAGCAAGCTCCGCGCCATTGGTGCGCCTGCCCTGACCGATGAGGAGCGGACGTTCCTGAACGAGACGGTCGACGAACTCTGCGCGATGATCGACGACTGGAACATTCGCTTCGATCAGCGTGAGATCCCCCAACACATTTGGCAGTTCATCATCGAAAAGGGCTTTCTGGGGATGCTGATCTCCAAGGAGCATGGTGGTCTAGGCTTCTCGCCGCAGGCGCAGTCGCTCATTATCGGCAAGATCGCCTCGCGCAGCCCGGACGTAGCAACGGTCGTCATGGTCCCCAACTCGCTCGGCCCGGGCGAACTGATCGAGAAATTCGGCACTGATCACCAGAAGGATTATTACCTGCCGCGGCTGGCAAAGGGCGAGGAAATCCCCTGCTTCGCGCTGACCAGCCCCTATGCTGGCTCGGACGCGGCATCCATGCGCGATGTTGGAATCGTCACGAAGGCCGAGCACAACGGGCAGGAGACGCTGGGCATCAAGCTGACCTGGAACAAGCGCTACATCACGCTCGCGCCGAACGCGACGCTGCTCGGTCTGGCCTTCCGTCTGTACGACCCGGACAACCTCCTCGGCAAAGGTAATGAACTCGGCATCACGCTCGCGCTTGTGCCGACCGACACCCCCGGGGTGAATATCGGCGACCGTCACCTGCCCTGCGGCAACGCCTTCCCGAACGGCCCGACCTGGGGCGAGGACGTGTTCGTGCCGATGGACGCGATTATTGGCGGGGCGGAGCGCGCCGGCCAGGGCTGGCGGATGTTGATGAGCTGCCTGTCCTCGGGCCGGGCGATCTCGCTGCCCGCGACCAGCACGGCGGCCGCCAAGTCGATGCTGCGGAGCTCCACGGCCTATGGCCGCATTCGCAAGCAGTTCGGCATCGCCATTGGTCGGATGGAGGGCATCGAAGAGCGGCTCGCGCGCCTCGTGGAAACCGCCTACCTGCTCGAATCCGCGCGCTCCGTCACCGCCGCCATGGTCGGGGAAGGGGCCAAGCCGTCGGTGCTGTCGGCGATGATGAAATACCAGTCCACCGAACGGATGCGCCAGGCCGTCTCTGACGCGATGGA is a window of Dichotomicrobium thermohalophilum DNA encoding:
- the ilvD gene encoding dihydroxy-acid dehydratase, which codes for MDAKTFDKSKLPSRHVTEGANRAPHRSYYYAMGLTEEQIHQPFVGVATCWNEAAPCNIALQRQAQSVKQGVLEEHGTPREFCTITVTDGIAMGHQGMKSSLVSREVIADSIELTMRGHCYDALVGLAGCDKSLPGMMMAMVRLNVPSVFMYGGTILPGKFKGKEVTVVDVFEGVGKHSSGQMSDEDLHELECVACPSAGSCGGQFTANTMACVSEAMGIALPGSAGAPAPYETRDQYGDASGRAVMRLIADGIRPRDIVTREALENAAVVVAATGGSTNAALHLPAIAHEAGIAFDLFDVAEIFKKTPYIADLKPGGKYVAKDLFEVGGVQIVLKTLLEGGYLHPNCLTVTGKTIAQDLEDVRFPDNQDVVYPVTNPIRPTGGVVGLKGTLAPDGAIVKVAGMQNLVFRGKARCFDSEEEAFAAVDARQYEEGDVIIIRYEGPKGGPGMREMLSTTAAIYGQGMGDKVALITDGRFSGATRGFCIGHVGPEAAVGGPIALVKDGDPILIDAENGVINLEVDAAELERRKAEWTPRETDYQSGALWKYAQTVGAAREGAVTHPGAEAEVSCYADI
- a CDS encoding acyl-CoA dehydrogenase, encoding MITLVFVLVSLAALTALAIQRSPLWAWALVIAAITFLAQTGLPWATFEAPFGSIGAWIAWAPAIGLGLLSFRPIRQQVVTRPAFHTVKRILPPVSDTEKEALEAGTVGFDAEFFSGSPQWSKLRAIGAPALTDEERTFLNETVDELCAMIDDWNIRFDQREIPQHIWQFIIEKGFLGMLISKEHGGLGFSPQAQSLIIGKIASRSPDVATVVMVPNSLGPGELIEKFGTDHQKDYYLPRLAKGEEIPCFALTSPYAGSDAASMRDVGIVTKAEHNGQETLGIKLTWNKRYITLAPNATLLGLAFRLYDPDNLLGKGNELGITLALVPTDTPGVNIGDRHLPCGNAFPNGPTWGEDVFVPMDAIIGGAERAGQGWRMLMSCLSSGRAISLPATSTAAAKSMLRSSTAYGRIRKQFGIAIGRMEGIEERLARLVETAYLLESARSVTAAMVGEGAKPSVLSAMMKYQSTERMRQAVSDAMDIHGGKAICDGPSNYLQAAYQMVPIGITVEGANILTRSLITFTQGVLRSHPFLYKEIEAAQHWDEDQGFEMFEDAFENHVAFAVGNVFGALFHNVTFGQFAEAPRVSETAKWYQQLSRASQNFALVADMCVALLGGGLRTRQRLTGQMADALSELYLASTVLKRYEDDGQPLADRRIVELCLRNSLYRFYTALQEVTRNFPFFGVGWVLRRLVFPFGFPFEPAGYSIGKSAVRAALGPGEVRDRLTRDIYVSRNADDPMGILEVTLEKIIEAEPAERKVEKALKAGLIRRSLDRDWLGDAEAKGIITGEEVTLLRETEALVFKVISVDHFDPEAITGRARGEDSGSPHHEVAEATERAPWPDYQDRVSEPAEAEAAPEPDRKDGGVQAAE
- a CDS encoding tetratricopeptide repeat protein; translation: MAALIEGGSYGERPDDEARFASPHAAYRIGVESLANDDVARAVPALEFAADRGVLGAQLRLARLYSSDETYRSRAKALTYYHMIVNEYGDVDRLHPVSRHVAEALRNLSRFYRDGVPEIGLQPDARRAAQLMRDAASYFRDPRAQFEIGRMYAEGDGVARSRRLAASWLLKASQKRYAPAQAYLGEMLWQADANDRLRAQGLALLVLAMNNADDAQRARIEARYREMGQDAQAAVIKQAEHFVAAWDSFRTKNALQTATAQLRALRSTPLEAAPVGSLVVSVSDDSYVAGGEGAVGTLMRDIRLYLPYDMVASDVENAGASIAPHPMEKFVRGQPALGEDDTRHDITTVEINRYGGEMLSVGADAPTQ
- a CDS encoding NUDIX domain-containing protein codes for the protein MIRRAAFSLLRPYFRLTRGMTLGAQGVIIDRDERVLLIRHAYQPGWRFPGGGVEWRETLEEALARELFEETGVRVAGRPRLHGVFGNFTTFPSDHVALFLIREWEQAHVPEPNREIAAQGFFPRDAVPEDTVRPVRQRLAEIFEGAELSGHW
- a CDS encoding GNAT family N-acetyltransferase translates to MDNRSIRLSGPEDAALIEQLHDAVFGPGRFTRTAYRVREQAGEAGFGLTAWCDGELIGSVHFTPVTIGGRGGVMMLGPLAVAPGFKAQGFGRWLVEEGVKEARARGAELVILVGDLPYYARMGFQRVPAGEISLPGPVAPERLLARELREGALAAYRGMVAGDNGWRPRAASETPGQRAAE
- a CDS encoding glutathione S-transferase family protein, giving the protein MGLLIDGVWYDKWYDTEKTGGRFVRSESVFRNWITPDGSPGPSGEGGFAAEPGRYHLYVSLACPWAHRTLIFRALKGLEDMISVDVVHPDMGSEGWVFDDSYPGATGDTVNGAKRLYENYLKAKPDYTGRVTVPTLWDKKRETIVSNESAEIIRMLNSAFDHVGAAKGDYYPQELRDEIDAINERVYTTVNNGVYKCGFATTQDAYEENFHPLFDTLDHIEDRLSRNRYLVGDRLTEADWRLFTTLVRFDAVYYSHFKCNQRRIIDYPNIWGYVRELYQMPGIADTVSLDHIKRHYYGSHETINPSRIVPVGPEIHFNAPHSRDHLPNASPLPMTA